GTAGCGGAAAGGAAGCACCAATAACTGGAGAATGAAGATATATCGTCCAATAATGGATCTAATGTGCTTCAAATTAGACCTTCAAATAATATCCAAAATGAACTCAACCAGAAAAATACAAATACCTACAAAAGGCTATATTTTTTTACCCTACTAAAATCGGATCTTTCTAGTGGAGTTATGCCATTAAATAATCGTCAGAGATCCCATTCAGCACTTTCTGCAGCTTCGAATGTTGGACCATTTGTACATGATTTCGTCTCTTCTATTCCTGCGGATGGATGGAATCCAAATGATTTAACAGGTATGGTTAATTGTTTGTTTGATATCCTATTTGTTCAATGAACTTATTTGCTTGCTTTATGTTTAGTATTTTTTTGTGAGGTTATACTCAAGAAAAATTACCCGAGGTTGAAAGTCATTCTGAGGTGCTGTTAAAATAGAGTCTTACAGTGAAAGCACCAAATTCTGCAGTATGTTGTGTGGCATGCGATATTTTCCTTTCTCATGCTAGAGTTGTTGTTGATAATGCCTTAGTTGCAGAAACACAAAAaataggtaaaaaaaaaaaagatcctagaaaataaattagttatggctgcacttttaaaagcattttttgttaaaatttcaTGTATAAATGCATGTTACTATCAATGAAGTTGATGACAGTAGTCCCAATTATGCTTCATCTTTATTGCTTTGTTTTCTTCCTTTGAAAAGCAAAAGTTGTTAATATAAGATTATTGAAAATGCATACCTGTTTCATTTTACCAACTATATTGTATTCTTTTATTTTCCAATTACATGATTTTCTGAATATGTAGATAGTGGGCCTATTATAACCTGCTACAGCAACTTATAATTGCTTCTCATTGAGTTCTGAAAGTCTTGAGAATCTTTGTCCCACATTGGGAACATATTAAATGAAATAGCAAAAGATAAGTGGTTGGTTGCAACATTAAAGTGGCCAAGTTATTTTGAAGGTAAAACAACTTAGTCACTTATATAAAGcctttataaaaatgaaaaaaatgaacTAGTGTCTAATGTGCTCAACACTTTTATATCGTAGCCTGGTTGAGGTTGTGGTTTCAACTGCCTATAAGGCTGTATAATTGGGTCCATTTTGGGTTATTACCAACTAATTGTCACGTGACAACAATGTAATTGCACTTGAGATGAGAGTGCTGCGAATCTTTGTCCCACtttgagaaaatataaaatgaaatggCAAATAATTGGGTCCAGTTTGGGTTATTACCAACTAATTATCAAGTGATAACAATGTAATTGCACTTGAGATGGGAGTGTTGGGAATCTTTGTCCCACattgagaaaatataaaatgaaatggCAAAATATTTGTGGTTGGATTGGTTAATCATTTTGATATATAAAgaaacttaattatttatataagccCATATTAAAAATGAATTGATGTCTAATATGCCCAACAGTAGTGGATTGAGTTCTCAAGAATTGATTAAATTTTCATGTGGAGTACTTCTGTATTGTCTGGTATAAATTTGGTGCCAATTCCCCTAGATCGGTTTCTTTTGGACCTTAGATGATTGGGTGGAAACTCTCAACTGCACATTTTACAGCAATGGAGTTGCAAAACATGTAGTCTTCTCCTAAAATATAGCTCCTTCCTGGACATGGAGGGAACAGTAATACACCTCTGCAATGATAAGAATCACTAATTTGAGGTGGAGTGCCAATGAAAATCTTTTGCTTCTTTGATGACAAGGTTTTATTTGGGATTGGTTTCAACAGTATTAATTTGTAGAACTGTTTCACATTGGGTTTATATAAATGAATTTTCTCAGCCTTATGCatttttatgttttctctccAACACAGAGAAGGGATGTAAGTGAATGGTAGTCAAGGATGTATGGTGATCATCATGCAGATGAATGATGCTGCAGGTGACAGATGTGGTCAGAGGTTGGTATGCATATTTATCTCCATTTGAGATCATTTGAATTGGATATTCCAGTTGAAGGTGAAAAGGGATATCGGTGAACTTCAGTCTAGAAATGGTAAGTAAGCTGTTGTGTATGTGTTGTAATCATGACAGTGCTGGATTTGTTGGCTGTTGATACTTGATACTTGTTCAGTGTGCTGAGATGAAACCATCCCATATCTCATGTTACAGAAAAGAGATGATTGATTTTGTTAAAGTTGCAATTTACTGAAGCTAGGAATATATGAGCAATTATCACACTCACTATGTGAAATTCGTGGCAATATGCTTCGGTACTCAGATGTTATAGTAGCCATGAGACATGCTACACAGTACACACACACTAGCTATGTGAGGGTTTGACAATTTTATTGTGCCGTTGTTGAGAATTACCTTAAACATGTTAGGGGATATTAAGAATTCATTTTAAGTTAAGTTTGATATATTTTACTCATAAGAACTCCAAAACAATTAAACAACTTTTTTCAACAGCATTCTAATTGGTGTTTTTTCTCTAGTAATTTTTTTGACCACTCAACATAGTTCCAAATGGAGTCTAAGTATGATACCATGCGAATACTAAacatagatttttttatataatttacttGAACAGATGATTcatttttagataaaaaaaattgggGCAATGAATCGTACAATACAAGAAACtgctattttatttaaatgGTTCTTTCGTTTGACAAACCTGTAAAATGTGCAATTCCCAGTGCTATCACCTACACGTAAATCTACTCACTAAAAGCTATGGACCGGCATATAGTTCATGgctgaaattatttttctataagGATTTACATGATTATATGAAGATATATACTTTTTTTTGTTCTTGAAAATTTTCTCTAATACATGGCAGTGATTTGATTTTGTGTGGATCTTGTCCCTTGACTGCCATTATCTTGGCTGTTATGCAAAAAAAATTGTTGGCATCTGAACACATGGCTTTCATGATGCACTTGGGCACATCAAAGAATGTTCATGAAATGATGGGACTTGATTCTTTATGAGACACCTCAGAAATGAAAGCATCAGTCTGTGCAAAACCTCGTAGAATTTGACTTACCGGTGACCCTAAAATTCCAGAGCTTTCCCTTTGATGAAATCAAGTTCTCATCACACAGGAACTCCCAGGAAAACCACTTCTCAATTGTCCGGTCCACATCATGTACTACTACATCTGTTGTGTTTCCAGCTCTTGCTATTATACTAGCTGTGTAAATTGTAGACATCCTGCCTGGGGCCTCTGGTGAGTGTCCACTTGGTCCGTCCACCACCACTACATCCCATTTCTGCTTATATACTTCTTGTGGTAAATTTGTTAAAGCAAGTTTGCATGTTGAATTTTGAAGCCTTCCTGAGCTGGGTGCACAAGCTGGACTTTTCCTTGCATGCTTGAGCAGTTTGAAAGCTTTCTTTGCAGGTAGATGGTAGTCAACCTGGTAGATTCGAGTATTGTTGGATTTTGCTCTGGTTGCACTTATCCTGTCAGGATTGTCCTCTAGAAGGACAGTGATGCCCTCTGAGTTGATTGAGGACAGTTTAAGATACTGGGGCTCCAGCCCAAAAATAAGGAGGTTGCAGGGGGCTTTACTTCTAATGAGATCAGATAGAAgtttaaattcttttttcatGAGAGTGGTTGAATTGGCAGGGGTTGTAAATTTAGTGGTTTGACTGCCAGGCACATGTGATGGAATGTTGGTGCATTCTGGAGATGCAGAATTACATGTGTGCTGGAGAGTTGGAGGAAACGCTGGTAGTGGAGGAGCAGAAGATGAATTGTTTGCTAGTCTAAGAAGTCTAAGGATGGAGATGGTTGATAAAATGAAAACAAGCAGAGGTATGACTCTTCTTCCAGGAATTTTCATAGTTTTCTTTCCTCTGATATATTTGCGGCCAATTGGCAGGATGGTATATGCTTCGGGTGAGCTTGGATCTGAAAACTTAACTGGTGGAGCTGCAAAAGAACGGTAATAAGGTACTTCTGGGGGCATTTTTTGCCCCTTGCCTATTCCTTTCAGTGCACTGTGAAGATTGCATCTCTTCCTCACAAGGCATTGGTGGGGTTTTCTATGACACACTGTGTAATTATGACGATTCTCATTTTTGTCTTGATTGAGGAAGAAGGAATGGGCTTTTGCTTTTGTTTCAAGTATTTTCTTTCATGGAGCTATCAGTTAGTCACCTAATTGTTGCGGTTAACATTTTACAAATCAATGCTTTCCATATCTATCAGTTGTGAAACGAATAATGAAAGAGTTGGTtcgtttttttctttatttttaggaTGGTGACTTGGGTCATGAAACTTGTAGGAAATTGATTCGTGTTCACAGTTGTCATTTTGCCCTTTTTGGGCTCGTTTGGTGCGTATGAGTGAGGCTGAAGGAGGCTAGTGTATAGTTGCAGGGTTGCTTTCAATCAATTTCCACAAACCCATTAGTCATTCCTAATTCTGTTGGCTGGTAGACATTTATGTCTAattgattataaaattaaagccTTAAAGCCTAATTGGTGAGTCGTTGCCGTAGGAAGTAGGAAAAACAGCAAACGTTATATCCTCTAAGCCTCAACTAGAGTCCTGTGGGATTTATCATGTCGTCCTGaagatataatataaattatctaGAAGGTAGAAGTTAACCACCTCCCCCAGTTGCGGACAAATGTACCTTTTCAGGGCTCCTTAGAAAGAGACTTGGAAGTTGGAAGTGATATCCTAGCCCCTCCTTGCCCTAAGGGGGTGATATAGGTGCCATGAAAATATCTGTGCCTCTACTAATTGATTGTTATGCTTGCCTAAGCTTTTCAATAGATGAGGACATCTTGTGAATTGTGACCTTCTGAAGCTCATTGCGCATGTGAAGATTTAAGTGCAATTTCTAGAAGCAACTTTCCTTTCCTAACATAAAATTTCCACTCATATACTTTACTTCTATTTGATGAAATTGTGGTTGCCCTGTTACctcgaaaagaaaaaaaaaaaacaactatcTGCCTGTTGCTATAAATTTTGTTTACTTGTTTATTAACTGTGAATGTAAAGCCTCTAATAAATGAGCTTGCAGGGTGCTATTGCACTTTTGTAAAAAGATGAGTGAATCATGCTTCTCATTTCATGGCAAGGGCAACTGTTTCTGTATCTGGTTTGGTGGAATGAGAGTTTCAGCTCCATTCTACCTTTTCAGTGTATTGCTTAATGATGTTAATGTCTAATagtaatatttcattaaaaaaaaaaaaaagatctttTCCCTCGAAATAAAAATCCTAATCTACTTTTTCTATTCTTCAAATTGGGTGGGTGAGAAAATACCTACTGGGTCTGAAAGCCCTTTtcgtaaaaaaatttcatttatttattttcaatattatcaAACTTATGCTTACGAATGACCGAGCAAAAGCAGGAAAGGAAACCCAATTGAATGAGAGAGAGCGTGTTTGTGTTATTTAATCTGTTTAGTCGCAGgtaaaattaagattaaaagtgagattcaaaatgaaaaaattaatacaactgaattaatttaaaattttgatttatttttttatttattttgatttaatttattttttaatttaaaaattttaattattttaattcagtttgattttaattagaaaaagtttaaaaaaataaaatcgaatcgattcaatgataataaatataaagattaaattatattaaagttaaaatattttaattaaattttaaaatattaaaaataaagtgtaaaaaaaaaattattaaaattttaaattgatcaaaccgaattgaattgaACTGAATTAGGCTAGTTCAGTTCCATTTGATTTCTTAtgaaaattagtttaaattttatgaatattaaaattttaattgattttaaatcgaatcgaccgaatgctcacctctAGATAAAATCGCATATTGAGTGCTCGATGAGGGGGAAAAATAGCTTGAAGACTACTTTAAAGTACAGCATCCATATTAAGGAAACAATGGAGATGATTTTTCTAGTTATGATAATAGCTTTCCTTCAATAAACTGAGAGATACAACTGACGTTTGTTGGTTGGAATAATGCAACAGAGAAGTTAGGTTCAACTGCAATGGAAGACTGGGCTCAATGCAATAActtttctctttcctttccaTTAGTTTCATTTAATCATGTAATGAGAAAGAATGTCAACTGCACATTGTAATAAGTTATTTTTGCCCGTAACTTTGTCTCTATATAAAATCCTGCTATAAGGAATCTCTTATGAGGCATAATTTTTCGATGCTTCTATAAGCCCCAAAAGCAAAAGAAAATCTGTTCTCAGTTTGTTCTGCTGCTATAGAAATCCACACCAATAAATAAGTATTGAGCGAAtgctttcaatttaaaattttaaacacaaTAGGCTGATGTTTCATCCCAATGAATATAGATTTTTCTTGAGAGTTTGTTGCTCCTTGATAGTTTCATCTAAGAATTTGACCTCCTTTCACATCTATTCTTGAGTCAGATTGAAAAAGTCAGGATGTAAGCCAAATTATTGGTATAATCAAGGTTTATCCAACACCCTCAACTGTGCAGAATATCATCTAAAGCATGGGGATGATAACAAACTCAAAAGGTATAGAACATTGCTGTAGTCATTGTCAACTTTTCTTAACTTCTTTAATTAAAACCAGATATTCATATCCTTTTCTGCAGCAAGATCTTTTTAATTCCTTGAACATGTAAATTGTCAAGGTCTTGATAGACTCTGACCACAAGAAGAGAAATGCAATGTGGAGCAGTATATCTCAGTCAAGTACCGTCAATACGTTAGAACTGTTGTTGGAGGAAAGATAGATTTCTCTACTCTTTGCATTCAACAAGATAGCTCAGGGGCTGCATCACCTGACATGCTAAAGTTGGCTAGGATAGTTTTGGAGAGATCTCTACGATCTTCTCTGGAAACAATATTCCTGATTTGGATAACACCCAGTTAAAGCCATCAAGGTTGCTTGAACCTCGTTTCCAGGGAGTTTCATCTTAATACCTGAAATCCAAGCTCAAAACAAAATTTTGACGCACTGTGGATTACCTGATTATAAGTATCATGTCCTCTTTAAGCAGAAGTACAAGTCTGCAATGATATTAGTTGCGGAGAATGATCCTTTCTTCAAACACATGTAAAGAGACTGCCAATAGTCAAGAAAAGTAATTAGTTTGCGAGCCACAAGGAAACAAAAGTTGTCGCGGCACCGGAGACTTGGTTGGATTTGAGGATCATTCAGTACTGAGTAGCAGCAGCTCCTTCAAGTACGCTTAGATTGCTTCAGTAGCAGATATGAATGTCTGCAAACCAGGAGGTTCTGAATTTGGTTAACTAATAACCAGCTGTTGacaaataatatttcttttaaacATATTATAGATGAAATTATGCTAAAAACAACTAACCATTGTAATTTCTGGGATTATTTAACTTGATTCAATTGATTTGCTTACGAATTCAAATGTCAAGGAACCTTTGAAAATTACAATCTAACACTATTCAACATTTGCTAGCTTGGATACTCGAACTTTTTCCATACCTTCATTCAATCATGTAATGAGAAGAGACATACACTAAATTAATGTCAAGTTGAAcattaaaataagttttttcttGTGAATTTGTCTCTATGTAAGGTCTTGTCCTCAAGGCATCTTCAAAGGCATAACTTAATGCGTCTACTTTTCTTCTGCGATAGAGTCTAAATGGCCTTAAGGACTAAGAGCAAGAGTACTTCATCTTGCCTCTGAAATTTTCCATGGTCTAATATAATTGCCTCCACTAGAAATGCACCTTCCTTGAAATTGCTAAGGAAGCAAGCTTCTCTTCTTCGTCAAGCAAAGATTCCAACTGGCTTGACTCAAAGCCAACTAGCCAAGTCCCCTCTAGAATATTAAGTCTACCTTGTTAAGCAGGTCCTTAAATGGTCGCTTTCACTTAAGAATTCAAACCCCCCCTCCCCCAAAACCAACCAAcccaaaaagttaaaaaaatgatTCATGACTCAGATTGATAGAAGTCAGGACGTAAGCCAAACGTTGGTATAATCAAGGTTTATTCCTGATTCTCAAGCCACCCATTAATCAGATTACATCAGCCAATCCTGCATAAGGTCCTCTTAACCATGGTTAGAATAACAAATCAAAACCATGGTTTCATGGTTTCAAGTTTTAGAGGATTGCTATTGTCATTGTCAGTGTGCTTTTCTTCATAGTGActtgttttttaatttcattaataattagCACCACACCTTCAGATCCAACTCTGCAACAAGAAATGTTTTGTTCAGTTTGGCCGGGTCTTCCCTTCACACCTGCTTCATTTTCTTCCACCAAATTTCCCATCTCTCGCCATTTCTAGAAGTCAACTTTTTGTTTCTTGAATTCTCATCTACATGTTCAGTCTGTTATCAGAGATTTTCACAACCTTGGCTTTTGCCCCCCCTCCCATCATCTCTTCTATCTATTTATTCGTTTCTTAAAATTTCTTGATATAGAACAGCAAGACAGGTCTGCAAGAATAACATAATTTTAGACAATAAATTCCATGGGGACCAACACCAAAGAAGAGAATGTCTCACGTGCAGGATCAAAGGTAAGCTACTTTAGCTCGATAAAATGTTGACTGCTTAACAATTCTTAGAGAATCTAATTGAACTGCTAAAAAAATTCTAGGCCGTGATGGAAGGTCAACACAAAAAATCCCTTTTTGCATCTATAGCCAAGCCTCCGACAGATAGTGGCAGACCAAGCAGTATGGTTGTGAAGGTAAAATTTCTCTGCGGACATTCTCTACAATGTTTTCTATGTGAATATGTAAGAATCTGATTAAAGTTCTGATCTTTTTTACTAAATTGGGGACTAAACAGAAAGCACATACCGTGATTCCTGCGCATATTGTAGCAGAAGCCATATCAACAATCCGAGGTCTTGACCTCAGATGGTCAGGTCCGATAACTCCATCAGAAATGCAATATGTTGAACAGTATGTGTTGGCAAAGTATCCCCAATATGCTGGTCTTGTTGTTGGAGAAAAGATAGATCTCTCTACTCTTTGTATCAATGAAGAGGCTTCAGAAACTGCAACTGATGACAAGAGAAAATCGCCCAGGAGTAGTTTCAGAGAGGCCTCCTCACCATCAAACGGAGGCAATCTCCCAGATTTGGACAGAACCCAGTTGGAGCCATCAAGGCTTCTTGATATCCTCACCAAGAAATCCTCATTTCCAGGGAGCTTCATCTCAATACCTGAAATCCAAGCTCAAAACAAAGTTTTAAAGCACTGTGGATTACCTGATGATGAGTATCTTGTGCTCTTCACTCCAAACTACAAGGACGCAATGATGTTAGTAGGTGAGAGCTATCCCTTTTTCAGAGGAAACTTCTATATGTCCATCATTGCAGAAGAAATGGATTACGCAAGGGAATTTGCCACTTACAAGGAATCAAAAGTGATATTGGCACCAGAGACTTGGCTGGATTTGAGGATCAAAGGATCACAGCTCAGCCAGTATTTCAGGAGGAAATGCAAGCACAGCCCAAAGGGATTATTCTCTTATCCAGCTGATGTGAATGGGACTCGTTACTCAATGCATTGGGTGTCTGAAGCACATAGAAACTCATGGCATGTTCTGCTAGATGCAACTGCGTTGGTCATGGGGAAGGATAGTATGAATCTTGCACTCCACAGGCCTGATTTTGTGCTGTGCAGTCCTGACAATTCACAAGCTAATCCTTCAAACATCACTTGCCTCCTTGTTAGGAAAAAATCTTTTGATACTTCAACAGCTTTGTCTTAGTGCATGGAGTAAGAGTTGATAGGTTGTGTATGTGAATATTGAATGTGTAGATTGGTTTAGCAACAGCTACACATTTCTGGACCTTGGAACTATAAAACCCAGTAATTGAATTTGGTTAATTATAACCTTACACAGAATAATATTTCTTTCCATCTTGTAATTTCTGTAATTAGATTACTGCAGTTTTCTGATTTTCAACACCAGCATCCAGCATCTCAGGCACAAATCTACCAGTGTTGCattgaaatttcatttttttgcttaattttttttttctgtcatTTTTGAAAGCAATGCTTGATGTGGTTTTCAGAAAATAACGGACCTTTTCAGTTCTTGAGACCTTGGTGAAAAATAAAGGTTAAAAGACATACCAGTTCTTGAGAGCCTCCTATTGAGGACCATGGTTACAGGGCGGGGGAGGTGGGGACTATtgtttagttaaatttttttaaatggctTTTAAAGCAATCAAATGCAATTAAAAGTTTTTgctatttttctttcttattccttttgagtttttttttttcaaaaatgaaaaattgaatgTCGTATACGCAAATCGAGTAATGATGTCCTATATATTGCGAGTGAGGACGTTAGACTATTTATGGGATAAGCATGAGCTTAACATGCTAAAAAGCATGTCTGGTTTATTAGAGAATTGCAGGAATCTTAGTTGAGTTCAATCAATCAATTCATCAAGCTGCGACCCACCAAGTTAGTACCAATCATTCCCGCATCCACATTCAATTTGATAAAGGGAGGAGAAGGAGCACTCCAACGTGTGACTAATGATAGACAAGAAGCTGGGCCATCAAATGAAACTAAGCGGTGAACTTGCTGGAAAGAATCAAACATCATCCGGCTACGAGCAACAACAGAATGACCAAGACCAAACCATGTTCGTAAACAGGAATCGATTTCGGGTGTCCCATAAGCAGTAACAGACACAAGCAAATATAACCCAACTCATCTCCATTTCTATCCGCCACAAGATCTATCCACCACTGATGGAAATTATGTCTCGGGATGGAAATCCAAATTAATAGCAGTCCATACCTGTCATGCCCGATCACAATCCCTAAATAAGTGAAGCACCGTTTCATCCGATGTACAAGATAAACACTGTGAAGAGATAGAAGTGATGCGAACATGGAGCTTCTCACGTGTAGGGAGAATACCTAATGCTACTCTCCAAAGAAAATTGATCACTTTTACTGGAACCACAAGCTTCCATATTGAAAAAGTGATCCACAAGCTTCCATATTGAAGTCCAGCGAAAGCTAGCACCCGAAGAAGACTGAGCAGAACCTAAGGATAAGCTAAGCCGATAAGCCACTACATTGTTTTATAATATgttctttatatttatttgaatatAAGGAAACAAAAAACGATTGAActaaaaaaactttattttttttcaattcagaaagagctgaaaataaaaaacaaaaaaaatataattttattttatatggaatataaaaaaaaaagatggtagttatgtagttttttttttctttcacatctccaaatggaaaaaaaattacgaaaacacatttattttagttttttattacaAGTATTTTTCAgccttaaatattttttattatgataaattataatctcgtaaatccattttaaaatttatataaaaatcataaacttACATTATAAACCCATATAGACCGATTTATGTAAGAATAAGACTTTCGACACATTCAAACAGATAGTGATGATAAGGTCTTTTGGGCTTTTTGTGTTATCCCTTTAGCCTCGTACAGCTTCAGATTGAGCGGCATCCTTCAACACCCTGAACTTCTTCCTGCAGTTAAAGTTGAACATGATGTTGAAAGATCCAATCAGCGAGGGATGAATTAATCCCTTGTGTCAAAAAGAAGAGCCATAGATCGATAGAAAATAGATCCATTTGATGATTAAGGGTgtcaaggaaaacaagtttTCAATGGTGATCTTCAAGAGAAGTTAACATCCACTAGAAGATGATTCAACCCAATAAGATACCACGTCAACAGCAAACTCAAAAGCATGTCCACACCAAATTGCAGCATAAATTGGTATTATTGCAATCATTTCTGGATCTCATGGCATGACTCGATTAGGAAATCAACAGCCAGAAATACTTCCATCTTTTGATTACACTTTATCCCTAAAAAAGCAATTAGAATATTATAAAGGCGCATAAGTACAAAAACAAACTACTTGATCAATTCAGCAAAACTGACCAGAACAAAGCAAATGCACGATTGTCAACCAAACAAAGACCATCCATAACATTAACTAACTAACTAGTAGTAAACTAAAAAAGCCGCCCAAACCTTAGTTTTAAGCATGGCATtccacataacatacataagccTTAACATATTTGCTGCTGGGGAAGATCAATACTTCGTTCTTCCATCACCCTCAGTTATCACATCCTTAAAAGCTCCCCCACTTGGGATCATGGGCAGCACATGTTCTTGATGGGGCACAATCACATCCAACAAGTATGGCCCTGGAGTATCTAGCATTTTCTGAATCGCCATTCTAAGACCCTCTTTTCTTGTCACGCGAGCAGCAGGTATTCCACAAGCTTCTGCAAACTTCAACATATTGGGGAAAATCTCAGACTCCTTTGATGGATCCCCCAAATAAGTATGAGCTCTATTAGCCTTGTAGAATCGGTCCTCCCATTGTACCACCATTCCCAAATGCTGATTATTCAAAAGCATTATTTTAATTGGCAGATTCTCCACACGAATTGTTGCCAACTCCTGGACATTCATGATAAAACTTCCATCACCATCAATATCTACAACAACTGCACCAGGATTAGCAACAGCAGCCCCAATGGCGGCAGGCAATCCAAAACCCATAGCCCCTAATCCCCCTGACGTCAACCATTGCCGTGGTCTCTTGTACTTGTAAAATTGAGCAGCCCACATCTGATGTTGTCCAACGCCAGTACTTATAATGGCATTCCCATCTGTTAATTCATCGAGAACTTGTATGGCGTACTGAGGAGGAATTGCATCTCCAAATGTCTTGTATTTCAATGGATATTTACTTTTCTGCTCATTCAACTCCTCCCTCCAAGCCTTAAAATCTAGCTTACTCTTAGCACATCTGCTCTCCAAAATCTTGTTCATCCCTTGCAAGGCAAACTTCACATCTGCACAAACAGACACATGGGGCTGCTTATTTTTCCCAATCTCAGCGGAATCAATATCAATGTGAACAATCTTAGCTCTGCTTGCAAAGGCCTCAAGCTTGCCTGTCACCCTGTCATCAAACCTCACCCCAAACGCAAGCAACAAATCACTCTTATCCACCGAGTAGTTAGCATAAACAGTTCCATGCATTCCAAGCATTTGTAATGACAATTCGTGGCCAACTGGGAATGCTCCGAGCCCCATCAAAGTACTAGCCACTGGGATCCCAGTTAACTCGACAAACTTTCTCAACTCCTCACTTGAATTTAAACACCCACCTCCCACGTATAAAACC
This Manihot esculenta cultivar AM560-2 chromosome 6, M.esculenta_v8, whole genome shotgun sequence DNA region includes the following protein-coding sequences:
- the LOC110617115 gene encoding acetolactate synthase 3, chloroplastic, with amino-acid sequence MAAASTSAATTIPKPSSHISSSSRSSIFISRFTLPLSLNPQKAIPHRSLHISNSVSKPTTPAPSSSTTLTIPQASPPRFSPDEARKGADILVEALERQGVTDVFAYPGGASMEIHQALTRSPIIRNVLPRHEQGGVFAAEGYARASGKPGVCIATSGPGATNLVSGLADALLDSVPIVAITGQVPRRMIGTDAFQETPIVEVTRSITKHNYLVLDVDDIPRIVSEAFFLATSGRPGPVLIDVPKDIQQQLAVPNWNTPIKLPGYMSRLPKVPNESHLEQIVRLIFESKKPVLYVGGGCLNSSEELRKFVELTGIPVASTLMGLGAFPVGHELSLQMLGMHGTVYANYSVDKSDLLLAFGVRFDDRVTGKLEAFASRAKIVHIDIDSAEIGKNKQPHVSVCADVKFALQGMNKILESRCAKSKLDFKAWREELNEQKSKYPLKYKTFGDAIPPQYAIQVLDELTDGNAIISTGVGQHQMWAAQFYKYKRPRQWLTSGGLGAMGFGLPAAIGAAVANPGAVVVDIDGDGSFIMNVQELATIRVENLPIKIMLLNNQHLGMVVQWEDRFYKANRAHTYLGDPSKESEIFPNMLKFAEACGIPAARVTRKEGLRMAIQKMLDTPGPYLLDVIVPHQEHVLPMIPSGGAFKDVITEGDGRTKY
- the LOC110617061 gene encoding uncharacterized protein LOC110617061, with protein sequence MGTNTKEENVSRAGSKAVMEGQHKKSLFASIAKPPTDSGRPSSMVVKKAHTVIPAHIVAEAISTIRGLDLRWSGPITPSEMQYVEQYVLAKYPQYAGLVVGEKIDLSTLCINEEASETATDDKRKSPRSSFREASSPSNGGNLPDLDRTQLEPSRLLDILTKKSSFPGSFISIPEIQAQNKVLKHCGLPDDEYLVLFTPNYKDAMMLVGESYPFFRGNFYMSIIAEEMDYAREFATYKESKVILAPETWLDLRIKGSQLSQYFRRKCKHSPKGLFSYPADVNGTRYSMHWVSEAHRNSWHVLLDATALVMGKDSMNLALHRPDFVLCSPDNSQANPSNITCLLVRKKSFDTSTALS
- the LOC110616837 gene encoding glucuronoxylan 4-O-methyltransferase 1 → MPPEVPYYRSFAAPPVKFSDPSSPEAYTILPIGRKYIRGKKTMKIPGRRVIPLLVFILSTISILRLLRLANNSSSAPPLPAFPPTLQHTCNSASPECTNIPSHVPGSQTTKFTTPANSTTLMKKEFKLLSDLIRSKAPCNLLIFGLEPQYLKLSSINSEGITVLLEDNPDRISATRAKSNNTRIYQVDYHLPAKKAFKLLKHARKSPACAPSSGRLQNSTCKLALTNLPQEVYKQKWDVVVVDGPSGHSPEAPGRMSTIYTASIIARAGNTTDVVVHDVDRTIEKWFSWEFLCDENLISSKGKLWNFRVTGKSNSTRFCTD